The following proteins are encoded in a genomic region of Mycolicibacterium rutilum:
- a CDS encoding TIGR03619 family F420-dependent LLM class oxidoreductase, whose product MKYTISIAFSPLDQLIEIAKAAEELGFDSIALPDSIFYFEKQSVDYPYTADGKRMFDENSPWVDPLIAAAALGAVTSTLRFYTNVMKLGSRNPLLMARQVGSVANLTNNRFGFGVGIGWAPEEFEWCGQPYAKRGKRVDEMIEVIKLVLAGGMVEYHGEFYDFDRLQVSPAPTEPVPFYVGGHTDVALRRAAHVGDGWTSAMMTGAQLAETIAKLKSLLAENGRADAPFEFQAVCIDKFGVDGHRELAEAGVTDNIVIPWVFDGLGFDAPVEAKKDSMKRFADTYIHSGWQQ is encoded by the coding sequence GTGAAGTACACGATCAGCATCGCGTTCAGTCCACTCGACCAGCTGATCGAGATCGCCAAAGCGGCAGAAGAACTCGGCTTCGACAGCATCGCACTGCCGGACTCGATCTTCTACTTCGAGAAGCAGTCCGTCGACTATCCCTACACTGCCGACGGCAAGCGGATGTTCGATGAGAATTCGCCCTGGGTCGATCCGCTGATCGCCGCGGCCGCATTGGGGGCGGTGACGTCGACGCTGCGCTTCTACACCAACGTGATGAAGCTCGGTTCGCGCAATCCGCTGCTGATGGCCCGCCAGGTCGGGTCCGTGGCCAACCTGACCAACAACCGGTTCGGTTTCGGCGTCGGGATCGGCTGGGCGCCGGAGGAATTCGAGTGGTGCGGCCAGCCGTACGCCAAGCGCGGCAAGCGGGTCGACGAGATGATCGAGGTGATCAAGCTCGTGTTGGCCGGCGGCATGGTCGAGTACCACGGCGAGTTCTACGACTTCGACCGGCTGCAAGTGAGCCCGGCGCCCACCGAACCGGTGCCGTTCTACGTGGGCGGGCACACCGACGTGGCGCTGCGGCGCGCGGCCCACGTCGGTGACGGCTGGACCAGCGCGATGATGACCGGCGCGCAGCTGGCCGAGACGATCGCCAAGCTCAAGTCGCTGCTGGCCGAAAATGGCCGCGCCGATGCGCCGTTCGAGTTCCAGGCGGTGTGCATCGACAAGTTCGGCGTCGACGGGCACCGCGAGCTCGCCGAGGCCGGTGTCACCGACAATATCGTGATCCCGTGGGTGTTCGACGGTTTGGGCTTCGACGCGCCGGTGGAGGCAAAGAAGGACTCGATGAAGCGCTTCGCCGACACCTACATCCACTCGGGCTGGCAGCAGTGA
- a CDS encoding thiolase domain-containing protein, producing the protein MAKKLAAVLGTGQTKYVAKRQDVSMNGLVREAIDKALADSGSTMDDIDAVVVGKAPDFFEGVMMPELFMADAVGATNKPLIRVHTAGSVGGSTGVVAASLVQSGKYRRVLAMAWEKQSESNAMWALSIPVPFTKPVGAGAGGYFAPHVRAYIRRSGAPNHIGAMVAVKDRLNGAKNPLAHLHQPDITLEKVMASQMLWDPIRFDETCPSSDGACAMVIGNEEIADKQVADGNPVAWIHATALRTEPLAYSGRDQVNPQAGRDAAKALWAAAGITSPIDEIDVAEVYVPFSWFEPMWLENLGFAPEGEGWKLTEAGETAIGGRIPLNASGGVLSSNPIGASGMIRFAEAAIQVMGKAGDHQVQGARKALGHAYGGGSQYYSMWVVASDKP; encoded by the coding sequence ATGGCAAAGAAGCTCGCTGCGGTGCTGGGCACCGGGCAGACGAAGTACGTCGCCAAGCGCCAGGACGTGTCGATGAACGGCCTGGTGCGTGAGGCCATCGACAAGGCGCTGGCGGACTCGGGGTCGACGATGGACGACATCGATGCCGTGGTCGTCGGCAAGGCCCCCGACTTCTTCGAGGGCGTGATGATGCCCGAGCTGTTCATGGCCGACGCGGTGGGCGCCACGAACAAGCCGCTGATCCGCGTGCACACCGCCGGTTCGGTCGGCGGGTCGACGGGTGTGGTGGCGGCGTCGCTGGTGCAGTCCGGCAAGTACCGGCGCGTGCTGGCGATGGCGTGGGAGAAGCAGTCCGAGTCGAATGCCATGTGGGCGCTGAGTATTCCGGTGCCCTTCACCAAGCCGGTCGGCGCCGGCGCGGGCGGCTACTTCGCACCGCACGTGCGGGCTTACATCCGGCGCTCGGGCGCGCCGAACCACATCGGCGCGATGGTCGCGGTCAAGGATCGGCTCAACGGGGCGAAGAATCCGCTGGCGCATCTGCACCAACCCGACATCACGCTGGAGAAGGTGATGGCTTCGCAGATGCTGTGGGACCCGATCCGCTTCGACGAGACCTGCCCGTCGTCCGACGGTGCCTGCGCGATGGTGATCGGCAACGAGGAGATCGCGGACAAGCAAGTGGCCGACGGCAATCCGGTCGCCTGGATCCACGCCACCGCGCTGCGCACCGAACCGCTGGCCTACTCCGGGCGCGACCAGGTCAATCCGCAGGCCGGCCGCGACGCCGCCAAGGCGCTGTGGGCCGCGGCGGGCATCACAAGCCCGATCGACGAGATCGACGTCGCCGAGGTGTATGTGCCGTTCTCCTGGTTCGAGCCGATGTGGCTGGAGAACCTGGGCTTCGCGCCGGAGGGTGAGGGCTGGAAACTCACCGAGGCGGGTGAGACCGCGATCGGCGGCCGCATCCCGCTCAACGCCTCCGGCGGTGTGCTCTCGAGCAACCCGATCGGCGCGTCGGGCATGATCCGCTTCGCCGAGGCCGCGATCCAGGTGATGGGCAAGGCCGGTGACCATCAGGTGCAGGGGGCCCGCAAGGCGCTCGGGCACGCGTACGGCGGTGGCTCGCAGTACTACTCGATGTGGGTCGTCGCGAGCGACAAGCCGTGA
- a CDS encoding thiolase domain-containing protein, whose product MTSENGVAVVGFAHAPHVRRTDGTTNGVEMLMPCFHRLYDELGLQQTDIGFWCSGSSDYLAGRAFSFISAIDSIGAVPPINESHVEMDAAWALYEAYIKVLTGEVETALVYGFGKSSAGTLRRVLALQTDPYSVAPLWPDSVSIAGLQARLGLDSGKWTAEQMAQVALESMAAAGRTDNEKPAKSIDELLERPYFADPLRRHDIAPITDGASAIVLAAGDRARELRENPAWITGIEHRIETPVLGARDLTTSPSTAASAQAATGGDAGSIEVAEVYAPFTHQQLILTEAIGLTDTTKVNPSGGALAANPMFSAGLERIGFAAEHIWNGSAQRVLAHATSGPALQQNLVAVLEGRD is encoded by the coding sequence ATGACTTCCGAAAACGGAGTAGCGGTCGTCGGTTTCGCGCATGCGCCGCATGTGCGCCGTACCGACGGGACCACCAACGGCGTCGAGATGTTGATGCCGTGTTTCCACCGGCTCTACGACGAGCTCGGCCTGCAGCAGACCGACATCGGGTTCTGGTGCTCGGGGTCCTCGGACTACCTTGCCGGCCGGGCGTTTTCGTTCATCTCGGCGATCGACTCGATCGGCGCGGTGCCACCGATCAACGAGTCGCACGTCGAGATGGACGCGGCGTGGGCGCTGTATGAGGCCTACATCAAGGTGCTGACCGGCGAGGTCGAGACGGCGCTGGTGTACGGCTTCGGCAAGTCCAGCGCGGGCACGCTGCGCCGGGTGCTGGCGCTGCAGACCGACCCGTACAGCGTCGCGCCGCTCTGGCCGGACTCGGTGTCGATCGCGGGCCTGCAGGCCCGGCTCGGCCTGGACTCGGGCAAGTGGACCGCCGAGCAGATGGCGCAGGTGGCGCTCGAGTCGATGGCGGCCGCCGGACGCACCGACAACGAGAAACCGGCCAAGTCGATCGACGAACTGCTCGAGCGGCCCTACTTCGCGGATCCGTTGCGCCGCCACGACATCGCGCCGATCACCGACGGCGCGTCGGCGATCGTGCTGGCCGCCGGGGACCGCGCACGCGAGCTGCGCGAGAATCCCGCGTGGATCACCGGCATCGAGCACCGCATCGAGACGCCGGTGCTGGGCGCGCGTGATCTGACCACCTCACCGTCGACGGCGGCGTCGGCGCAGGCGGCGACGGGCGGCGACGCCGGTTCCATCGAAGTGGCCGAGGTCTACGCCCCGTTCACCCACCAGCAGTTGATCCTCACCGAGGCGATCGGCCTCACCGACACGACGAAGGTGAACCCGTCGGGCGGTGCGCTCGCCGCCAACCCGATGTTCTCGGCCGGCCTGGAGCGCATCGGCTTCGCCGCCGAGCACATCTGGAACGGCTCGGCGCAGCGGGTGCTCGCGCACGCGACGAGCGGGCCTGCGCTGCAACAGAATCTGGTGGCCGTTCTGGAGGGACGCGACTGA
- a CDS encoding Zn-ribbon domain-containing OB-fold protein, which produces MTTSQSSPVQIDPHQPPLSAPLKLSFDYTRSVGPLLSQFFTALRERRILGVRGSDGRVHVPPAEFDPVTYERLTEIVPVAGVGTVVSWTWQPAPLEGQPLDRPFAWALIKLDGADTPLLHAVDAGSADAISTGARVAAHWVDEPVGAITDIAYFTLGDEAEPEGASDDRDPVTVQVTPSSIEIQHTASLPESVFLRALEEGKLLGARSKKGRDGKPGKVYFPPKEADPATGLELDEFVELPDKGTVTTFAVINIPFAGQRIKPPYVAAYVLLDGADIPFLHLVTEIEAADVRMGMRVEAVWKPREEWGLGIDNIDHFRPTGEPDADYDSYKHHL; this is translated from the coding sequence GTGACCACCAGCCAAAGCAGCCCGGTGCAGATCGATCCCCATCAGCCGCCACTTTCGGCGCCGCTGAAGCTGTCATTCGACTACACCCGTTCAGTCGGACCACTCCTGTCGCAGTTCTTCACCGCCCTGCGCGAACGACGCATTCTCGGCGTGCGAGGGTCGGACGGACGGGTGCACGTGCCACCTGCCGAGTTCGATCCGGTCACCTACGAGCGATTGACGGAGATCGTACCGGTGGCAGGCGTCGGCACCGTGGTGTCGTGGACGTGGCAGCCTGCGCCGTTGGAGGGCCAGCCGCTGGACCGTCCGTTCGCGTGGGCGCTGATCAAACTCGACGGCGCCGACACCCCGCTGCTGCACGCGGTGGACGCGGGCTCCGCCGACGCCATCAGCACCGGCGCCCGGGTCGCTGCGCACTGGGTGGACGAACCGGTCGGGGCGATCACCGACATCGCCTACTTCACGCTCGGCGACGAGGCTGAACCCGAGGGCGCCTCCGACGATCGCGACCCGGTGACCGTGCAGGTGACGCCGTCATCGATCGAAATCCAGCACACCGCATCGCTTCCCGAGAGCGTGTTCCTGCGCGCCCTGGAGGAGGGCAAGCTGCTGGGCGCGCGGAGCAAGAAGGGCCGCGACGGCAAGCCCGGCAAGGTGTACTTCCCGCCGAAGGAGGCCGACCCGGCCACCGGCCTGGAACTCGACGAGTTCGTCGAACTGCCGGACAAAGGCACGGTCACCACGTTCGCGGTGATCAACATCCCGTTCGCCGGGCAGCGCATCAAACCGCCGTACGTGGCCGCCTACGTGCTGCTCGACGGCGCCGACATCCCGTTCCTGCATTTGGTCACCGAGATCGAGGCGGCCGACGTGCGGATGGGCATGCGGGTCGAGGCGGTGTGGAAGCCCCGCGAGGAGTGGGGCCTGGGCATCGACAACATCGACCACTTCCGGCCGACGGGTGAACCCGACGCCGACTACGACTCCTACAAGCACCACCTGTAA
- a CDS encoding LLM class F420-dependent oxidoreductase — protein sequence MKLGLQLGYWGATAPENHAELVAAAEEAGFDTVFTAEAWGSDAYTPLAWWGRETKRMRLGTSVIQLSARTPTACAMAALTLDHLSGGRHILGLGVSGPQVVEGWYGQRFPKPLARTREYIDILRQVWAREAPVHSDGPHYPLPLTGEGTTGLGKNLKPITHPLRADIPVMLGAEGPKNVALAAEICDGWLPIFYSPRIAGMYNEWLDEGFARPGARRSREDFEICATAQVVVTDDRAGVLELIKPHLALYMGGMGAEDTNFHADVYRRMGYAEVVDDVTKLFRSDRKDEAAKIIPDELVDDSAIVGDLAYVQEQIKAWEAAGVTMMVVGARSPEQIRDLAGLVGAHG from the coding sequence ATGAAGCTCGGACTGCAGTTGGGTTATTGGGGCGCCACGGCGCCCGAGAACCACGCGGAACTGGTCGCCGCCGCCGAGGAGGCCGGCTTCGACACGGTGTTCACCGCCGAGGCGTGGGGGTCGGACGCGTACACGCCGCTGGCCTGGTGGGGACGCGAAACCAAGCGGATGCGGTTGGGCACGTCGGTCATCCAGCTGTCGGCTCGCACCCCTACGGCATGCGCGATGGCGGCGCTGACGCTCGACCACCTCTCCGGCGGGCGGCACATCCTCGGGCTCGGGGTGTCGGGACCGCAGGTCGTGGAGGGCTGGTACGGCCAGCGGTTCCCCAAACCGCTCGCCCGCACCCGCGAGTACATCGACATCCTGCGGCAGGTGTGGGCCCGCGAGGCCCCGGTGCACAGCGACGGCCCGCACTATCCGCTGCCGCTGACCGGTGAGGGCACGACCGGTCTCGGCAAGAACCTCAAGCCGATCACCCATCCGCTGCGCGCCGACATCCCGGTGATGCTCGGCGCCGAGGGGCCGAAGAACGTCGCGCTGGCCGCCGAGATCTGCGACGGCTGGCTGCCCATCTTCTACTCGCCGCGCATCGCGGGCATGTACAACGAGTGGCTCGACGAGGGCTTCGCCCGCCCGGGTGCGCGCCGCAGCCGTGAGGACTTCGAGATCTGCGCGACGGCGCAGGTGGTGGTCACCGACGACCGCGCAGGTGTGCTGGAGCTGATCAAGCCGCACCTGGCGCTCTACATGGGCGGAATGGGCGCCGAGGACACCAACTTCCACGCCGACGTGTACCGCCGGATGGGCTACGCCGAGGTCGTCGACGACGTCACCAAGCTGTTCCGCTCCGACCGCAAAGACGAGGCCGCCAAGATCATCCCTGACGAGTTGGTCGACGACTCGGCGATCGTCGGCGACCTGGCCTATGTCCAGGAGCAGATCAAGGCCTGGGAGGCCGCGGGCGTGACGATGATGGTCGTCGGCGCTCGCTCGCCCGAGCAGATCCGCGACCTGGCCGGCCTCGTCGGCGCGCACGGGTAG
- a CDS encoding acetoacetate decarboxylase family protein encodes MTQHTIAGTVLTMPVQVRTASQHTAMFAVDADAAQRMIDYSGLQVYRPLPGRAIATLIMTHFIDSDLGAYYEYSTCVSVTPPGLKPGLRSLQTAFVHHMFVDQSFTLEAGRTIWGFPKIMADYTIRDGARFGFDARIDGQFVIGMEFSPGFKIPAASRKQELLSYSCLDGVPRESQFEMLPADVRYRFGGVRVRLGDHPIAQELASLGLPKRALVSMSAGNVEMSFADAQEVRP; translated from the coding sequence GTGACTCAGCACACAATCGCCGGCACCGTGCTCACGATGCCGGTACAGGTCCGCACCGCCAGCCAACACACCGCGATGTTCGCCGTCGACGCCGATGCCGCTCAGCGGATGATCGACTACAGCGGCCTGCAGGTGTACCGCCCGCTGCCGGGGCGCGCGATCGCGACGCTGATCATGACTCACTTCATCGACAGCGATCTCGGTGCCTACTACGAGTACAGCACCTGCGTGAGTGTGACTCCGCCCGGGTTGAAGCCGGGTCTGCGTTCTCTGCAGACAGCGTTCGTCCACCACATGTTCGTCGACCAGTCATTCACCCTCGAGGCCGGCCGGACAATTTGGGGTTTTCCAAAAATCATGGCCGACTACACCATTCGCGATGGCGCGCGGTTCGGTTTCGATGCCAGGATCGACGGCCAATTCGTGATCGGTATGGAGTTCTCGCCGGGATTCAAGATTCCTGCGGCCTCGCGCAAACAGGAGCTCCTGTCGTATTCGTGTCTGGACGGCGTCCCGCGCGAAAGCCAGTTCGAGATGTTGCCGGCCGACGTCCGTTACCGATTCGGCGGTGTGCGTGTACGACTCGGGGACCATCCCATCGCGCAGGAACTCGCGTCGCTGGGCTTACCCAAACGGGCGCTTGTCTCGATGTCCGCCGGCAACGTGGAGATGTCGTTCGCAGACGCGCAGGAGGTCCGGCCATGA
- a CDS encoding cytochrome P450, whose translation MTMTTPQTKPDVDLTDGAFYAGDSRSAYKWMRQHEPVFRDRNGLAGAASYAAVIEAERHPELFSNAGGIRPDQPGVEMMIEMDDPQHLLRRKLVNSGFTRKRVKDLEGSIETLCDSLIDAVCERGECDFVWDLAAPLPMAVIGDMLGVRPEEREMFLKWSDDLVGALSSTADPEKFQLTMDAFAAYTEYMMGMIAARKEQPTDDLVSVLVHAEVEGSKLEDHQIVTEVLLLLIGGDETTRHTLSGGTRQLLRHTDQHQRLLNDLSLLPNAIEEMLRWTAPVKNMARTVTADTEFHGTALKKGEKMILLFESANFDETVFENPETFDIERYPNNHLAFGFGTHFCLGNQLARLELSIMQTKLLQRLPDLRLASDDELPLRPANFVSGLEKMPVVFTPTAKVLG comes from the coding sequence ATGACGATGACGACGCCGCAGACCAAACCCGACGTCGACCTCACCGACGGCGCGTTCTACGCCGGCGACTCACGGTCGGCCTACAAGTGGATGCGCCAGCACGAGCCGGTCTTCCGCGACCGCAACGGCCTGGCCGGGGCGGCGAGCTACGCCGCGGTCATCGAGGCCGAACGCCATCCCGAGCTGTTCTCCAACGCGGGCGGCATCCGGCCCGATCAGCCCGGCGTCGAGATGATGATCGAGATGGACGACCCGCAGCACCTGTTGCGGCGCAAGCTGGTCAACTCCGGCTTCACCCGCAAGCGGGTCAAGGATCTCGAGGGATCCATTGAGACGCTGTGTGATTCGCTGATCGACGCGGTCTGCGAGCGGGGCGAGTGCGACTTCGTCTGGGACCTGGCCGCTCCGCTGCCGATGGCGGTGATCGGTGACATGCTCGGCGTGCGGCCCGAGGAACGCGAGATGTTCCTCAAGTGGTCCGACGATCTGGTCGGTGCGCTGAGCAGCACCGCGGACCCGGAGAAGTTCCAGCTGACGATGGACGCGTTCGCGGCCTACACCGAGTACATGATGGGCATGATCGCCGCCCGCAAGGAGCAGCCGACCGACGACCTGGTCAGCGTGCTCGTGCACGCCGAGGTCGAGGGTTCCAAACTCGAGGACCACCAGATCGTCACCGAGGTGCTGCTGCTGCTGATCGGCGGCGACGAGACCACCCGCCACACGCTGTCCGGCGGGACGCGGCAGTTGCTGCGCCACACCGACCAGCACCAGCGACTGCTGAACGATTTGTCGTTGCTGCCCAACGCAATCGAGGAGATGCTGCGCTGGACCGCGCCGGTGAAGAACATGGCGCGCACCGTCACCGCCGACACCGAGTTCCACGGCACCGCCCTCAAGAAGGGCGAGAAGATGATCCTGCTGTTCGAGTCCGCCAACTTCGACGAGACGGTCTTCGAGAACCCCGAGACGTTCGACATCGAGCGCTACCCGAACAACCACCTGGCGTTCGGCTTCGGCACGCACTTCTGCCTGGGGAACCAGCTGGCGCGACTGGAGCTGTCGATCATGCAGACCAAGCTGCTCCAGCGGCTGCCGGATCTGCGGCTGGCCTCCGACGATGAACTCCCGCTGCGGCCGGCGAACTTCGTCTCGGGTCTGGAGAAAATGCCGGTGGTGTTCACCCCGACCGCGAAGGTGCTCGGCTGA
- a CDS encoding MFS transporter, translating to MTRPLAPRQVAFLVAALLVAVMSFELNATMLAPAIRDIETQLGDGAFAAMSTYFYLAGAVGNVVLVRWSDFIGRKRMMFIVLTVLTIGTALCIVSTSLPVVLVGRLLQGVSNVTFGLAFLIMRERLEDKTFGLCSGIVTAMTGGVAGVDGLVGGYLSDHFGYRSIFVLIGVVGIVGIALCAAALPADDTQRTAPGRMDWKGAALIATGVAGINLFFSAGSGSGWASPLALGLILAAMAALAALVVVERRTAHPLVNIDALRSREAWPLIVLTILNMGSYLVILGFIVPYIAEDTDSGFGLDGLTTALLFITPAAMIQLATAPLAGRLAVRIGYVTLLRIGQVGGVVVGALIAMFSHDRMLLAIFVALLGFAYMGVAMTAMSILGVVQAPDDEPGALPGIANAAYGIGSSLGFAWAGPVVGSGTQASFALALWICVGIGVVSLAMSMALRPRVRPAAPVVSRAPSRSG from the coding sequence ATGACTCGCCCCCTTGCGCCGAGACAGGTGGCGTTCCTGGTTGCTGCGCTGCTGGTCGCGGTCATGTCGTTCGAGTTGAACGCCACGATGCTGGCGCCGGCGATCCGCGACATCGAGACCCAACTGGGTGACGGCGCGTTCGCCGCGATGTCGACGTACTTCTACCTCGCCGGCGCCGTCGGCAACGTTGTCCTGGTGCGGTGGAGCGACTTCATCGGCCGCAAACGGATGATGTTCATCGTGCTGACGGTGCTCACGATCGGCACGGCGCTGTGCATCGTCAGCACCTCGCTGCCGGTCGTGCTGGTCGGCAGGCTGCTGCAGGGTGTCAGCAACGTGACGTTCGGACTGGCGTTCCTGATCATGCGGGAACGCCTGGAGGACAAGACGTTCGGCCTGTGTAGCGGGATCGTGACGGCGATGACCGGCGGTGTGGCGGGCGTGGACGGGTTGGTCGGCGGATATCTGTCGGACCACTTCGGCTACCGCTCGATCTTCGTGCTCATCGGCGTCGTCGGGATCGTCGGCATCGCGCTGTGCGCGGCGGCGCTGCCCGCGGACGACACCCAGCGCACCGCACCCGGGCGGATGGACTGGAAGGGCGCCGCGCTGATCGCCACCGGCGTGGCGGGCATCAACCTGTTCTTCTCCGCGGGCAGCGGATCGGGATGGGCGTCGCCGCTGGCGCTGGGATTGATCCTGGCCGCGATGGCCGCACTCGCCGCGCTCGTCGTCGTCGAGCGCCGCACGGCTCACCCCCTGGTCAACATCGATGCGCTGCGCAGCCGCGAGGCCTGGCCGTTGATCGTGCTGACCATCCTGAACATGGGTTCGTACCTCGTCATCCTCGGCTTCATCGTTCCGTACATCGCCGAGGACACGGACTCAGGATTCGGGCTCGACGGGCTGACCACGGCGCTGCTGTTCATCACACCGGCCGCGATGATCCAGCTGGCGACCGCCCCGCTGGCCGGCAGGCTGGCGGTGCGGATCGGCTACGTGACGCTGCTGCGCATCGGGCAGGTGGGCGGCGTGGTCGTCGGCGCGCTGATCGCGATGTTCTCCCACGACCGGATGCTGCTGGCGATCTTCGTCGCGCTGCTGGGATTCGCGTACATGGGTGTGGCGATGACGGCGATGAGCATCCTGGGCGTGGTGCAGGCGCCCGACGACGAGCCGGGCGCGCTCCCAGGCATCGCCAACGCCGCGTACGGCATCGGATCGTCGCTGGGCTTCGCCTGGGCCGGGCCCGTCGTCGGCTCCGGCACTCAGGCGAGTTTTGCTCTGGCGCTGTGGATCTGCGTCGGAATCGGGGTCGTCTCGCTGGCCATGAGCATGGCGCTGCGGCCGCGGGTGCGGCCGGCTGCGCCCGTCGTCAGCCGAGCACCTTCGCGGTCGGGGTGA
- a CDS encoding class I SAM-dependent methyltransferase — translation MSDPRADVVSRQYEKWTYPFPVGDLDHWKTVDWDRMDPSHAHRLLWPDRPYRPDLDILIAGCGTNQAAQIAYMNPQATVVGVDVSDASLDHQRYLKDRHKLANLHVQRLPIEELPSLGRDFDLILSTGVLHHMADPLVGLRALAGCLRPDGVIGLMLYAHWGRTGVKALQSAFHDMGLQQDDDGLAVVKDALDWLPANHLVRNYLNIAHDLVFDAGVVDTFLHGRDRDYRVEDCLEFVESAGLVFQQWLVNAPYYHHEILDRPRPLYDALNRLPERVMWSVNDRLRTTNGCHYFLACKPERPVQSYRIDFTTLDCLAYVPQLRHGCGVADHAIYRSDYRMTLDDNQFAVVQQIDGRRTIREISAAARAVPTGPQGNAPTVEKYTRKLFESLWRLDFLAMAIPAAA, via the coding sequence ATGAGCGATCCGCGCGCCGATGTCGTCTCGCGTCAGTACGAGAAGTGGACCTACCCTTTCCCGGTCGGGGACCTCGACCACTGGAAGACCGTGGACTGGGACCGGATGGACCCGAGCCACGCGCACCGGCTGCTGTGGCCCGACCGTCCCTATCGGCCGGACCTCGACATCCTCATCGCCGGATGCGGCACGAACCAGGCCGCGCAGATCGCCTACATGAACCCGCAGGCGACCGTCGTCGGCGTCGACGTCAGCGACGCGTCGCTGGACCATCAGCGCTATCTCAAGGATCGGCACAAGCTGGCCAACCTGCACGTGCAGCGGCTGCCGATCGAGGAACTGCCCTCGCTCGGGCGCGATTTCGACCTGATCCTGTCCACGGGCGTGCTGCACCACATGGCCGATCCGCTCGTCGGCCTGCGCGCGCTGGCCGGCTGCCTGCGCCCCGACGGAGTCATCGGGCTGATGCTGTACGCGCACTGGGGCCGCACCGGGGTCAAGGCGTTGCAGTCGGCGTTCCACGACATGGGGCTGCAGCAGGACGACGACGGACTAGCGGTCGTCAAGGACGCGCTGGACTGGTTGCCCGCAAACCATCTGGTGCGCAATTACCTCAACATCGCCCACGACCTCGTCTTCGACGCCGGCGTCGTCGACACCTTCCTGCACGGGCGCGACCGCGACTACCGCGTCGAGGACTGCCTGGAGTTCGTCGAGTCGGCCGGACTGGTGTTCCAGCAGTGGCTCGTCAACGCGCCCTACTACCACCACGAGATCCTCGACCGGCCCCGCCCGCTCTACGACGCGCTCAACCGGCTCCCGGAGCGGGTGATGTGGTCGGTCAACGACCGGCTACGCACCACCAACGGGTGCCACTACTTCTTGGCCTGCAAGCCCGAGCGGCCCGTGCAGAGCTACCGCATCGACTTCACCACGCTCGACTGCCTGGCCTACGTACCGCAACTGCGCCATGGGTGCGGCGTCGCGGACCACGCGATCTATCGCTCGGATTACCGAATGACGCTGGACGACAACCAGTTCGCCGTCGTGCAGCAGATCGACGGGCGGCGCACGATCCGGGAAATCAGCGCGGCGGCACGGGCGGTGCCGACCGGGCCGCAGGGCAATGCCCCGACCGTCGAGAAATACACCAGGAAGCTCTTCGAGTCGCTGTGGCGACTGGACTTCCTGGCGATGGCCATCCCGGCCGCGGCCTGA
- a CDS encoding crotonase/enoyl-CoA hydratase family protein, with product MTDPQKGPDALIEQRGHTLILTLNRPEARNALSTEMLSIMVAAWDRVDNDPEIRTCILTGAGGYFCAGMDLKAATAKPPGDSFADGSYDPSRIDGLLKGRRLTKPLIAAVEGPAIAGGTEILQGTDIRIAGESAKFGISEAKWSLYPMGGSAVRLVRQIPYTIACDLLLTGRHITAAEAKEYGLIGYVVPDGTALDKALEIAEVINNNGPLAVQAILKTIRETEGMHEEEAFKPDTANGIPVFLSEDAKEGPRAFKEKRAPNFKMR from the coding sequence GTGACTGACCCCCAGAAGGGCCCCGACGCCCTCATCGAGCAGCGCGGACACACCCTGATCCTGACGCTGAACCGGCCGGAGGCACGCAACGCGCTTTCCACCGAGATGCTCTCGATCATGGTCGCGGCCTGGGACCGGGTGGACAACGATCCGGAGATCCGCACCTGCATCCTCACCGGCGCCGGCGGCTACTTCTGCGCCGGCATGGACCTCAAGGCCGCCACCGCCAAGCCACCGGGTGACTCGTTCGCCGACGGAAGCTACGACCCGTCGCGCATCGACGGTCTGCTCAAGGGGCGTCGCCTCACCAAGCCGCTGATCGCCGCGGTCGAGGGCCCCGCCATCGCGGGCGGCACCGAGATCCTGCAGGGCACCGACATCCGCATCGCCGGCGAGAGCGCGAAGTTCGGCATCTCCGAGGCCAAGTGGAGCCTGTACCCGATGGGTGGGTCGGCGGTGCGCCTGGTCCGCCAGATCCCCTACACCATCGCCTGTGATCTGCTGCTCACCGGCCGCCACATCACCGCGGCCGAGGCCAAGGAGTACGGGTTGATCGGTTACGTGGTGCCCGACGGCACCGCGCTGGACAAGGCGCTCGAGATCGCCGAGGTGATCAACAACAACGGGCCGTTGGCCGTTCAGGCGATCCTCAAGACCATCCGCGAGACCGAGGGGATGCACGAGGAGGAGGCGTTCAAGCCGGACACCGCCAACGGCATCCCGGTGTTCCTCAGCGAGGACGCCAAGGAGGGGCCGCGCGCGTTCAAGGAGAAGCGGGCGCCGAACTTCAAGATGCGCTGA